ACTGCGAGGGCTTCCACCAGCGGATCGCCGAGGCCGACCTCGACGTCACGACCTACATCGGCGGCAACCTCGCCGTCGGGCAGGACGATTTCGAGGAGACGCGGTCGTTCTTCCGCAAGCTGGGATTCGATCGGGTCTTCGACTCCGAGACCGATCCCGAGGATGCCATCGAGGCCCTGAAGGCCGACCTGGACATGCGCTCGACCGAGAGCGAACAGGAAGGCCAGACCGTTTCGGCCTGATTCGCGCCGCCGCTCGGCGTTATTCTCGCAGCGCGTCTCTCCCTGCAGGATTCTTCTCAGTAAAATCGCTGTTCAAGGCAGTACTCCCCGAGGGAGTTCAGCCCGCCAGCGTCGGCTCTCCGGTTATCGAACGATCGTCACCGGAACCGGCGATCGGCGGGCGACCGTCTCCGCGACGCTCCCGAGGAGAATCCGACTCGCGCCCGTCCGGCCGTGGCTCCCGACGACGATGTGGTCGACGTCGTGTTCGGCGGCGTAGTCGACGATCGACCGTGAGACGCCACCGACGACGTGTTCCGTTTCGATCTCGACGCCGTGTTCGGCAGCCTGCTCCCGTGCCGTCTCGAGAATCCCTTCGGCCCGGTCCTCGTGGTGGCCCTGTATCTCGTCGTAGTTCGCCATCGCGGTCCCCTCGATGCCGCTGACCGCGTAGAAGTCCCCCGGATCGAGGACGTAGAGCGCGGTGATCGTCGCCTCCGGATACTCCGTGCAGGCGAACTCGAGGGCTTCAGTCGACTGCGTCGAATCGTCGACCGCGACGAGAACGTGTTTTGCCATGGGTACCGATACGCCGGCCGCCGAAATAAGTCCACCTCCCGTTCCGACGGGACGGGAGCTTACGCGGCGAGCACTCGTTCGATCGCCGCTCGAATTCTGTCCGGGCCGGGCCGATAGGATTCCTCGCGGGCCGGAAGGGGAACGGGAACGTCGTAGCCCGTCACCCGCTCGATCGGTGCCTCGAGGTGCCAAACGGCCTCGTCGGCGATCCGTGCGGCGATTTCGCCGGCGAACCCGCCCGTCCGCGGGGCTTCGTGGACGACGACGCAGCGACCGGTCTTGCGAACCGACTCGAGCACCGTGTCGGTGTCCATCGGACTGATCGTTCGCAGGTCGATCACCTCGATATCGGCGTCGAGATCGTCGACGGCGTCGTCGACCGCCTGGACCATCGCGCCCCACGCGATGACCGTCGCATCGGTCCCCTGCTCGACCGTGCGCGCCTCACCCAGTGGCACGAGCGTCTCGTCGGGGACTGGCCGCCGAGCGGCCCGGTACAGCGGCATTGGTTCGAAGAAGAGCACCGGATCGGAACTGCGGATCGCCGACCGCAACAGGCCGGCCGCGTCCCGTGCAGTCGACGGAATCGCGACTTTCAGACCGGGAATGTGAGCGTACCCCGCCTCGTAGCTCTCTGAATGGTGCTCGAGGGCTTTCACTCCGAGCCCGTACGGCGCCCGGACGACCATCGGACACGTGATCTTTCCACGGGACCGATGACGGATCCGCGAGAGGTGTTGCTGGATCTGAGCGAACGCCTGGAAGCTAAAGCCAGCGAACTGAATCTCGGCCACCGGCCGATAGCCCGCCGCCGCGAGGCCGACGCCGAGGCCGACGATACCGGCTTCGGCTACCGGCGCGTCGTGAACTCGGTCGGGAAACGAATCGAGGAGTCCTTGCGTCGCCCGGAAAACGCCGCCGTCGACGCCGACGTCTTGCCCGTAGACGAGCACGTCGTCGTCCCGCTCCAGCTCGGCACGGAGCGTTCCCCGGATCGCCTCGACCATGTTCAATCGATCTGCGGTCTCCTCGCCGCCATCGACCGCGTCCTCGCTACTCCCCTCGACTGCGGACGAACCGCCGTCGCCGCGGCTTCCCTCGACGCGAGCCACGGTATAGCCCTCGTCCGCGACGAAGGCGTCGCGCTGGCGCTCGAGGTACGGCGGCCGCTCCTCGTACGCGTAATCGAATAGATCCACCTGATCGGCGTTCGCTTTCGTCTCTCTGGCCGCCTCCAACGACTCCTCGAGATCGGTTTCGATCTCGGCTTCGATCGAGTCGACCGTCTCGTCGTCGAGGATCCCGCGCTCACGCAGGTACCGTTCGAACCGCAAGATCGGATCCAGCGGCTCCCACGACGCTTCTTCCTCGGTGGTTCGATAGACGGAGGGGTCGTCCGCCGTGGTGTGCATCTCCCGCCGGTACGTCGTCGCCTCGATCAGCGTCGGCACGCCGCGACGGGCGCGCTCGAGTGCGTCCCTCGTAACGGTATAGACGGCAAGGATATCGTTGCCGTCGACCTGAATCGGCTCGATGCCTGCAGCGACGGCCTTCTGTGCGAGGGTCGCGGCCCGGGTTTGTTTCGATAGCGGCGTCGAGATCGCGTACTGGTTGTTCTGGCAGAAGAAGACCGTCTGGGCCTCGTATACTCCGGCCAGGTTCATCGCCTCGTAGACCTCGCCCTCGCTCGTGGCACCGTCACCGAAGTAGGTGAGCGCCACCGAATCGGTCTCCTTCATCGCTTCCGCCCAGCCGATCCCCGCGGCGTGCAGCGGCTGCGTCCCGACGGCGATGGAGGGCGGCATCATCGGAACGTCGTCGGGCGGTTCGCCGCCCTCCTCGAGCCCCATCGCGTACTCGATGATCTCCCGTGCGGACCCGCCGCGGGCCAGCGCCGACGGATGCTCGCGGAAGGCGGGCACTGTCCAGTCGTCTTCGCTCAGCGCGGCGGTGCTCCCGACCTGCGCCGCCTCCTGGCCCGTGGCAGGTGCGAACGTCCCGAGTTCGCCCCGTCGCTGGAGGGCGATTATTCGGCCGTCGAGTCGCCGCGACCGCTTCATCGTGCGATACCATTCGAGCAGGCGCTCGTCGGCGATCTCTGGCTCGAGCGATTCGTCGACGCGGCCGTCCTGATCGAGTATCTCGACGCGGTCGATCGAGAAGGTAGCGACCGTGGAACGTGGCATACGGCTGGTACCACGCTCGTACACTTAGTGCCGCCCGCGGCTATCGCGGGTCAGAGGCGGCGACGGCCGGTCGATCCGCTATCGGGTCACGGCACGGCGGCTCTCGGCTCGTAACGGGTACAGAAAAATCGGCGTGAAATCGTTGCGTCGACTGCCCGCGTTACTTCGCGCGACCCTGACCGCCGTTGTTGGACGGTCGGACCTTCTCCGCACCCTTGCCGCGGGTGTTGAGCCCACGGTTCGCCTTGCCGGCGTTAGTGAGGCCACGGAACGCGCGGTTCGTGTGATCGTCGCTACAGATCCAGTTGAGGTCGTCGTCGTTCTCGATCGCGGGGTGGTTCGGATCGACGAGGATCATTTCGAACCACTTCTGGCTGCCGTCTTCCCCGACCCAGTAGCTGTTGAGCACGCGCATGTTGGGGTACTTCCGGGAGACGCGCTCTTCGCCGATGCGCTGGATGTTCTTGCGGCGCCCGATGCGGTTGACACCCTGGCGCTTCGAGCGCCGACCGGCTTTGTGTCGCTGCTTCCGGGCGGTCCCTTTCCGGACCGAAACCCGGGTCACGATGATGCCCTGTTTGGCCTTGTAGCCGAGTTCGCGTGCCTTGTCGAGGCGCGTCGGGCGATCGATCCGTTCGATCGCACCCTGGTCGCGCCACTCCTGCTTGCGCTGCCACTGCAGCTCCCCGAGCTTGCCGTCGTCGGGGTCCTTCCATGCGTCCTTGATGTGGGAATAGAAGCTTTTTGCCATTGTATTCACCCGCGGGCGTTTGCTGGTTCAATCCCGACCGGGGCACGTGCCCCGCGGATCACATCCCGACCTGTGACCGGCTGTCGTACAGGTGCCCGCTGATGCCCGCGAACCAGCGAGTCTACTCACTCTTCCCAACTCTCGAGTATAAGGGCTTCGAACTTCGGGGATGTGTCGATACGAGAGGTCCGCTTTGGGTGATCGGCCGACCGACTCGCGTGGCTCGCTATCGCACCGGTGCGCGTTCGCGGACGCCGCTCGGCGTGATTCCGTTCACCGTCGCGAAGACGCCACCCAGCACCAGCCCGTAGACGAGGTGCCCGAAGCCGAACAGGAGCGCGCTGAACAGTTCCGCCGTGGTTCCCGCGATCGGCAGGAACGGCACCGGTAACGCCGCGACGCCGGCCCGCTCCATCGCCAGCGGGAACAGGACGCCGCCGGCGAAGAGCCCGAGGATCGCACCGAAAACGAGCCCCGCGATGACGTAGTCGCTGAAATCGTCCATCAGCTGTTGGACCGCGTTCCTCGAGGCGATGGCGGCGAACAGCAGACCGAACCCGATACTCAGCATGAGGTGGATGGTCCAGCCGACGCCGACCGCCGTGCCGGGTTCCGTCGCGAGCCCGCCGAGCAGCTCGATCTGGTTCCCGCCGAAGTGAAGGACGAGTCCCATGGCGATTCCGGCGACCAGTCCACCGGTGACGCCGCCTCCCCAGACACCGACGCTGTCGAGACTATGCATGTCAGTACCACTCATATGGGTGGGTACGACTTCGACTGTCATCAGTCCTACCATTGGCAATTTTCAGTGAGAGTAGAGCGGGCCGATAGGTCTACCGTCGTATCTGCCATCCGTTCGAGCAGTCTCCGCTCTTCGCGGAACAACGCCCGAATTGGTATATCGTTATGTAATTTATGATATCGATTGTCGCCTGTTCCCGCCGAAGCGAGTGAATACGACTGCTGACTCTCGACACGCTCGATCCGTGACCGAGGTGGTCGTAGAACTGGAATCTCTGCGCATACGGAGCAGCTAGGGGACGTGAAAGCGGGTGACACGAAACGGGGCCTTTTCAAGACAGTTCGAAATGTCGACGCTATCGCTCAACGAACGAAACAGAGAAGACCGCTGTCGATGCAATTCTGCCGGAATCGATGTGCTCCTATGCGGTCTCTCGAGACAAAGACCTCAAACGTGGGCCCCGAGCGATTCGAACGATTCGTCCTCGATAACGCGAGCGAGCTCGTCGCTCTCGAGTTCGTCGGGGACGTGCTGGGGGTACTTCCGACGGAAGTAGCCCACGATGTTCGTCAGGTCGCGCCGGAGGAACTCGCTCGCGTTCTCGTGATCCGTCGGCACGGCCTGGGGCCAGTCGAAGATCTTCACTCCCTCCTCGTTGACGAAGACGTTGTACTCGCTCATGTCCGCGTGGACGTACCCCTTCGCGTACGCGCGCGCCATCTCGGAGATCAGCAGTTCGAGGACGCCCAGCACCTGTTCGTCCTCGAGTCGGGTCTGGGAGAGCTCGACGCCGTCCATCTTCTCCATGACGATGGCGTGGCGGTTCTGGCCGATCGGCTGGGGCACCGCGACGTCGGGGTAGAGCTCCTCGAGAATGTCGTGTTCGCGCTCGGCGGCCTTCCGCGCGGTGTACATCCAGGAGACGTGATCGTTCTCGGCGGTGTAATCCCGTTCCTTGTGGACCTTCCGGAAGTTCGTATACCCTTCGCGGTGATACTTCAGTGCCAGCGGTTTGTACGATTTGACCTCGTAGACGTCGCTTTCCTTGCCGACGCCCAGCGGGGAGCCGAACTCGGAGATCGTGTCCTGTTCGACGAGCGCTCGTAGGGCTAGGACGTCGTACCCCTCGAACTGGAGGGTGTACCCCTCGTACTGGATCGTCTTCTTCTCGACTAACCCGCGCTTGAGACAGCGCTCGAGCCGATAGTCGACCTCCTCCGCAGTCATGTTGGCGAACTTCGGGAGCTTCTCGCGCTGGACCCATTCGGAGAACCGCATTCCCTGTTCGACCCCCGAGAGGAGATAGAAGTCTTCCTCGTCGAGTTCCGGGAGCAACCCGGCGACGTTTCGCACCATAGGCGTGGGTAGCCGGTGAGTACGTAAAAACGGCGTGACGGGCGGCGGCGAAACCGCGCTGTGGAGGTTGCCGCGACTCATAGACCTCCCGGGGGACCCCTGTCTCGTTTTGTTGTCGACTCGAGGCAGACCAACGTGATCGAAACGCACTAATAAATCATATACTACTATATCGAAGGTGGGGTTGCAGCACACTTCTTCGAAGGGGAGTCCCTCGCGCCCACTACGGACGACTCGCAGCAAATTTGCAGGAGCTCTGAGCAGACAGTAACAGACCGCCATTTATTTCGAATCGGTTTTGGTTCAGTAGAAACCTTGGATGAACGTGCCTCATTCAGCCCTTCGCCGAACGATACGGCGTTGTACAGCGATTCTCGTGATCGTTCTCGTGTCGATACTGTTTCAGCTTCAGGACTTCTCGGGATATTATGGAGAAGGTTCTAACCCGTTACCGGCGGCCCTCTTTCTTGCTGCTCTCCTCTATCTGTTCGTAAGCTTCGCATTGTCCGTTTTTCGTCGCGTCGAGTCACTCCCTGACCCTGCAGAGCAACGGCTGTAATCGGTGATGCCGTCCGAATGGGTTGTGGGAGCGTATCGATCGAAGAATCGAGCCCCGATATCGGAGTGGCCCACGCCGCGAGCACTTGTCCCTGACAACTGCCTCGATGACATCTTAGCGGATCCGTCAGTGCTATCCGCCTAGACGATCGATCCTGTGTAGTCAGGTACCCCTCCGAACGGCCGTCCGCGGCACAGCGACGGAATCACTTTCAGCCTCGTCCGCATGGACTCGCATATGACAGCACTGACGGACCGGGACTGGCGGCTGATCCGGGACGAGCCTCGCGACGGAGCGACGCAGATGGCACTCGAGGAAGTCGCCGCGCGAACGGTGCTCGAGGACGACGTTCGAACCGTCCGTACGTACTCGTGGGAGCCGAGCACGCTCTCGCTGGGGTATCGACAGGACGCCGATACCGTCGACTGGGAGTTTTGCGAACGGGAGGGGATCGACGTTACCCGGCGGCAGACCGGCGGCGGCGGGATCTATCACGACCGCTACGCCGACATTTCCTACACCATCGTCGCCCCGGCCGACGAGGTCCCGGGGAACCTGATGGATTGTTACGAACTGTTCTGCGAACCGATCCTCGAGGCGTTCGACCGGCTGGGCGTCGACGCCGCCTTCGCGTCGGCCGAACAGGAGGCTATCTACCAGCCTTCCTGCTATCTGCGGGACATCAACCCGGCTCACGACATCGTCGGTCCGTCGGATGCGGACGGGGAAGCCGAGAAGATCAGCGGCAACGCGCAGTATCGCCAGCGCGACGTCGTCATCCAGCACGGTTCGATCAGTTACGCCCTCGAGCCGCGGGCGCACGTCGGGGTCTTCGACGCGGCTATCGACGAATCGACGTTCGTCGATCGAGTGACGAGCATCCGCGACGAAGCGGGGATCGACCGCGCCGACGCGGTGGAGACGATCGCGGGGGCGCTGCGGGAGTGGTGTGACGCGGACGAATCGAGCTGGAAGGGCGACGAACTCGAGGCCGCTCGCGAGCTCGCCGACCGGAAGTTCGGCGCCGACGCGTGGGTTCGGGATCGGGAGGTGCTCGAGACTGGCGAGCAGTGACTCGGTCGAACGATTCCCGCCGGCTCATACCCCTTCGAGTGTCCGCTGCGGTGGCGCGTGCTGAGTGACGGTTCGTCGACGACGGACCGTCGCTCGAACGCGCGCGAGGGACGAGGGAGCGAAGCGACCGAGTCGGTTGGGGAGGGCGTGGTTTTACTCGTTGTCAAAAGTAGATGTCCCGATTGTCTCGCTGACGGTTTGACGGATACGGTCGGCTCCGTTCTTGCTGGCAACGGGGAGTAGCCACTTCCTCCCCAGCCGACTCGCTCCCCGCGGTCGCTCACTCGCCCCTCGCACGAATTCGCGCTGCGGTTCACTCGCCGTTCACCGCAGCACAGCGCGCGCCACTGTACGGCTATTCGATGGAGATACCGGCCGGATGCACGTCGCTCCGACATACCTATCACGAACCGGTACTGACGAGTGGCCATGAAGGTCGGCGCACACGTTTCGATCTCCGGTTCGCGCGTCTCGTCCGACGAGGAAACACCGCCGTACGACGACATCCGTAACGCGGTCCACCGCCAGCTCGCGTTCGGCGGGAACTGCGGACAGGTGTTTACCACCTCGCCGCAGGTCTGGGCACAGCCCGAGATCAGCGACGAGGCGGCCGAGGGCTTTCGAGAAGAGACCGACGAGCGACTCGAGGGGCCGTGGGTGATCCACTCTTCCTACCTCGTGAACCTCTGTACGCCCAAGGACGACCTCCGGCGGAAGTCCAAAGAGAGCATGCAAGCGGAACTCGACGCCGCGGACCGGCTCGGGATTCCGTACGTAAACGTCCACCTCGGCGCCCATACCGGCGCCGGCGTCGACGGCGGCCTCGACAACGCCGCGAGCCTCGTCGACGAACTCGAGGTTCCCGACGACGTGCGGATCCTCATCGAGTCTGACGCGGGCAGCGGGACGAAACTGGGCGGCGAGTTCGAACACCTCGCGGGGATCATCGACCGAACGGATACGGACATCGGCATCTGTATCGACACCGCCCACACGCTGGTCGCCGGCAACGATCTCACGACGCCCGAGGCGGTCGACGAGACCGTCGGCCGCTTCGACGACGAGGTCGGGCTGGAGTACCTCGAGTACATCCACCTCAACGATTCGAAACACGACGTCGGCACTCACAAGGACGAACACGCCCACATCGGCGAGGGCTACATCGGCGAGGACGGCATGAAGGCGATCGTCAACCATCCCGATCTGCGTGACCTGCCCTTCGCCCTCGAGACGCCCACGGAGGACGGTCGCGGCTTCGCGTGGAACATCGAGAAAGTCAGGGAACTGCGAGACGACGAGTAACGGTGCGGAGATCTCGTCTCGAGAAACCGACCCGTTTTTACTCGAGACGCCGCTACTGAGCCCCGTGCGCGAGTTCTCCGAATCCTACCTCAGTCGGACCCGCGAGGGGATGTGGGCCGACTCCCGCGACGCGCTCGAGCCGCTGGCACTCGAGTCCCGCGACCGAATTCTCGACGTGGGCTGTGGGACCGGCGAACTGAGCCGCGTCCTCGCGGCGGAGTCGCCGGGCGAGGTGATCGGCTGCGACGCCGATACCGACCTGCTCGGAGCCGCCGGCGAACACGTCCCGGTCGTCGCCGGAGATGCCTTTCAACTCCCCTTCCCCGACGACACCTTCGATCTCGTCGTCTGTCAGGCGCTGCTGATCAACCTGCCCGAGCCGGCGGCCGCGCTCACCGAGTTCGCTCGCGTCTCGAGGGACCTCGTCGCGGCCGTCGAACCGAACAACGCCGCCGTCGAGATCGACTCGAGCGTCGACGCGGAACGGGCCCTCGAGCGTCGGGCGCGCCGGGCCTACCTCGACGGCGTGAATACCGACGTTGCGCTCGGTGCCGACGCCGGCGACGCCTTCGAGACCGCCGGGCTCGAAGTGATCCAAACCCGCCGGTACGACCACGTTCGGACGATCGAACCGCCGTACGGCAAACTCGCACTGGTCGCGGCCCGCCGCAAAGCGACCGGTGCGGGGCTGACTGACGATCGGGAGACGCTGCTCTCGGGCGGGCTGACCGAGACGGAGTACGACGAGCTCCGGAGTTCGTGGCGGGAGATGGGACGGACCGTCGTCGACCAGATGGAAACGCGGGAGTACCGCCGCGAGGAAGCGGTCCCGTTTTTCGTTACCGTCGGTCGAGTCGACTGATCCGCCGTCGATTCGACGGAGATGAACGGTCGGAGACGCTCCGTCACCACGGACGGAGGGCACGCAATACGCTGCCGACGACTCCGCCGACGAGGCCGTCGACGGCGGTCAACAGCGAGAAGGCAAGTACGATCAGGAGGACACTCGGCAATCCGAGTCCCGACAGCATCGGACTGATCGGGCCGATGGAGGAAAACACCAGCAGCGGCGGTTCGTTGTACAGGCCGAGCAGGGCGCCGAGGAAGGCCGTTATCGTCCCTGCGACCGCGCCGACGAGCGCACTCGCGATCACGGCGTGAACGATGCCGGACGTGATCCGTCTGGCGGCGTACGCGCCGATAAACCCGGCGACGACGCCGCCGCCGATGCGAGTGAGCAGCGGGACCATCAGCGCGTTGAGATTCACGAGGACCCCGGCGACAGTGGCTCCGAGAACGATCCACGTGTCGATCGCATCAGCCGACAGCGTCCCCGCGTCGACATCGATCACCTCGTAGTCGCTCATGGCTGTGTTCGGTCGGTCACCGACCTCCCGTGTCGATGGCCGGGGTCTCCACTACTGGGTGGCCTCGGTCCCTCTCCGTACGGTTTTGGACGAACACCGGTGGGAGGCAGTTCACAGCGTTCGTCGCCGGGTTCGGACCCGAGAACGCACTCGAGGGAGTGGCGTTCGATCACGGATACACGAGACGCATCGCTGTCCGACGTGCGTCGACCGCGGATATCGACGGTGCGAGCGAGCCGACGGACTCGTATCATGTCTTAGACCGTTCGTTCGGGGTCGGTTGGTTCGGTGTCACTCGTCGGATTCCCTTCCGGTAATGGCCTCGACGCTGGTTCGAAGACGGCTACTGACCGCCCCGGCGACGTCACGCAACTGCTCGAGCAGACGGCTACGGGCGGTCTCCACTTTGCCCGGTTCCGACGCGTCGTCTTCGTCGTCGCGGTCGCCGGCCGGCTTCCACGCGAAACAGAGGTTGCCGCCGATGATGCCGAACAGCATGCCGAACAACAGCCCGCCGAGCGACCCGAACAGCGAGAGAATCGACAGAACCACGCCGACGACGCCGGCTTCCCGGGAGTGTTCGGGCTTGTACAGCGCGTATACTCCGGAGAGGAAGACGAACACGCCGAAGGTTGTTCCAATCACGAGAAAGCCCGTCATCCCTCCGCCGATAAAGAGGAGATCGGGGAGGATCTGCATCGGTACCCAGGCGATGAGTATGCCGGCCAGACAGAGCAAGACGCCGCCCAGAAACGGACGCTGGGAGCGCCAGACGTTGAATCGGTTCCATCGGGTACCGAAGCCGGTGGTGAGCTGATCCCACTGGCTCTCGAATCGGGTCGGTTGATTTCCAGCGTCGTCCTGGCCGTTTTGTGTGGCCATCGGTAGTCACCCGTCGGGGTTGTAGTCCAGATCGACGCTGAGACCGGGGAGGCTGATCTCGTTCGAAGCGAGATAGACCATCTCGATCTCGACGTCTTCCTGCACCATGCCGGGGCTCTCTCCTTCGATATCGGTGAGATAGCCGTCTTCGGGATCTGCGTTCTCGCCGGCGGTCTGGACGAACTGTCGTTCGGGATTCTCGTGTGGTTGAGCGTTAATGACCTGGCCGTTGAACTTCGCGTTCTCCGCGTGCAGGCCGGTGAGTTTGATATACTGTTGATCAGCCTCGACCGTCTCGTCGGCGGTAAACGAAATCTCCATCGTGCCCTCCATCATCGGTACCGCCTGTTCTCTCGTTAATCGGAGTCCGTCGATCTCGACGCCGCGCTGTTCGGCGACCATCACTGGAGTCGAGCCCGCATCGTTCTCTCCGGCACTCGGGTAAAAGCGGAATTCGTCGGATCTGATCTCGTCGGCCTCGACGGTAAATCCGTTGCCGCTTGCAAGTGGTGCGGCGTACGCCGTTCCCGACGACAGAATAACGGCCCCGACTAACGCGACGACGAAAAGTGACACACCGGTCCCACCCGCTAACCGTTTCGTATCGTACATCTGTTATTTTCTCTCAGTGCGTCGTTCTCCGGTCTCTGATCGTTTCCCCGGACGCTGCCCAGTATTCGTTTCGAATCGGCGCAAGCGGTGTCGTATCATGCGTGTCACAGAAACACACCCAACACGGTTTCCAATCATTTTAGCTCCTCGTATGCGGGGGCATTTATACGAAGGCTGACCGCAATAATCGTCTCAGGGATACTGTTCCGACTCGGCGTCTCTCAACGGACCTGATCGCAAACCGAGCGAACCGTTCGTCAATAAAGCCGCGTGGAAACGCGGGAAAAGTACTATTGGCGGATGCCGCACCTGTCGGATCATGCATACACGACGGTTCGATACCGACGAGATCGTCGCCTTCTACAACGATACCGCGTGGGAATATCGCGTCCTCTGGAGCGATTCGAATCTCCACTACGGGTTCTACGACGACGACTCCACGTCCCATCAGAGAGCCATGGAGAACTCCAACAGCGTGTATGCCGACAAACTCGAGGTCGACGAGACGGCGACGGTGTTGGATATCGGGACCGGACGCGGCGGATTTCCGACCCGCGTCGCGGCCGAATACGGCGCCGAGGTTCACGGCATCGACATCGTCCCCCATCTCGCGCACGTCAGCGAGTTTCGGGCGATGCTCGAGGACCTCGGATTCGCGAACGTGACGTTCGAGGATCACTACGAGCGAATCATTCCGTCGTCGCGACGCCAGCGGTGGCTCTCGCGTGCCGTGACACCCCTACTCAGGATCGCGTCCGCAACCGGTCTCAAGAACGACTCGTCGGTCGAGCAGGGCGTCACGCTCTACTATCAGTACGAAATCATCGAACGGGGTATCGCCGTCCACGGCGACTTTACTGCCGACCTTCCCGAATAGACCGTTCCGACGACAGTCTTACTCACGCTTTCGAACAGCAATCGTATCGAAATTAGCCGTCTGTATCCGGCTCTATTTTAATATGCTATCGTATATTTATAACATTAATTATGGACGATACGAAAAAGCACGTTCACACTGTGGAGGTCGTCGTACGATGAGATACGCGAAGTGCATCATTATTCCTGATGATGCGGGACTCCATCCCGTCGATCGGCGGATCGCGAACCACCCGGATATCAGCCGTGACCTTCTGCACAACGTCAATCTCCTCGCCGACGAATCGATCGTCACGATTTACCAATTCTCGGGCGACAGGGGTGCCCTCGAGTCGATCCTGGAGGAATCACCGATGGTACACAAGTACCAGCTCTCGGGAGTAGACGACGCCATACACGCCTACATGCACGTCGAGGCCGACGACAGGCTCGTCAGCCTGTTGAGCATGCTCAAGAAGTTCGAGTTCATATTCGATACGCCGATGGAGTTCACGCGGCGCGGGGGATTACGTGTCACGGTGATCGGCGACGTCCAAAGCTTTCAGAAGGCGATTCCCGACGTTCCTGATGGGATTCGACTCAAACTGCTCAAAACCGGGAGTTACGAACCGAATACGGATCGACTGTTCTCTCAGCTCACCGACCGCCAACAGGAGATTCTGCAGACCGCCGTCGATATGGGCTACTACGACGTGCCGCGGGCGGTGACGCACGACGATATCGGTGACGAACTCGGCTGTACCGGGGGGACGGTCGGCGGCCACCTGCGGAAAATCGAGTCGACGCTGCTCTCACAGATCGTTCCGTGAGGGGCAGTTCTCACCGCACGGGGCTCGAACGTCGCGAAAAGGACCTCGCCACACCGGACGA
This portion of the Natrinema salinisoli genome encodes:
- the glmS gene encoding methylaspartate mutase subunit S — its product is MTKTVILGVIGSDAHVVGITILEQALEAAGFDVINLGVQSSQEEFVDAASANDAEAVLVSSLYGHAKQDCEGFHQRIAEADLDVTTYIGGNLAVGQDDFEETRSFFRKLGFDRVFDSETDPEDAIEALKADLDMRSTESEQEGQTVSA
- a CDS encoding universal stress protein; protein product: MAKHVLVAVDDSTQSTEALEFACTEYPEATITALYVLDPGDFYAVSGIEGTAMANYDEIQGHHEDRAEGILETAREQAAEHGVEIETEHVVGGVSRSIVDYAAEHDVDHIVVGSHGRTGASRILLGSVAETVARRSPVPVTIVR
- the pdhA gene encoding pyruvate dehydrogenase (acetyl-transferring) E1 component subunit alpha; amino-acid sequence: MPRSTVATFSIDRVEILDQDGRVDESLEPEIADERLLEWYRTMKRSRRLDGRIIALQRRGELGTFAPATGQEAAQVGSTAALSEDDWTVPAFREHPSALARGGSAREIIEYAMGLEEGGEPPDDVPMMPPSIAVGTQPLHAAGIGWAEAMKETDSVALTYFGDGATSEGEVYEAMNLAGVYEAQTVFFCQNNQYAISTPLSKQTRAATLAQKAVAAGIEPIQVDGNDILAVYTVTRDALERARRGVPTLIEATTYRREMHTTADDPSVYRTTEEEASWEPLDPILRFERYLRERGILDDETVDSIEAEIETDLEESLEAARETKANADQVDLFDYAYEERPPYLERQRDAFVADEGYTVARVEGSRGDGGSSAVEGSSEDAVDGGEETADRLNMVEAIRGTLRAELERDDDVLVYGQDVGVDGGVFRATQGLLDSFPDRVHDAPVAEAGIVGLGVGLAAAGYRPVAEIQFAGFSFQAFAQIQQHLSRIRHRSRGKITCPMVVRAPYGLGVKALEHHSESYEAGYAHIPGLKVAIPSTARDAAGLLRSAIRSSDPVLFFEPMPLYRAARRPVPDETLVPLGEARTVEQGTDATVIAWGAMVQAVDDAVDDLDADIEVIDLRTISPMDTDTVLESVRKTGRCVVVHEAPRTGGFAGEIAARIADEAVWHLEAPIERVTGYDVPVPLPAREESYRPGPDRIRAAIERVLAA
- a CDS encoding 50S ribosomal protein L15e, with amino-acid sequence MAKSFYSHIKDAWKDPDDGKLGELQWQRKQEWRDQGAIERIDRPTRLDKARELGYKAKQGIIVTRVSVRKGTARKQRHKAGRRSKRQGVNRIGRRKNIQRIGEERVSRKYPNMRVLNSYWVGEDGSQKWFEMILVDPNHPAIENDDDLNWICSDDHTNRAFRGLTNAGKANRGLNTRGKGAEKVRPSNNGGQGRAK
- a CDS encoding serine/threonine-protein kinase RIO2; the encoded protein is MVRNVAGLLPELDEEDFYLLSGVEQGMRFSEWVQREKLPKFANMTAEEVDYRLERCLKRGLVEKKTIQYEGYTLQFEGYDVLALRALVEQDTISEFGSPLGVGKESDVYEVKSYKPLALKYHREGYTNFRKVHKERDYTAENDHVSWMYTARKAAEREHDILEELYPDVAVPQPIGQNRHAIVMEKMDGVELSQTRLEDEQVLGVLELLISEMARAYAKGYVHADMSEYNVFVNEEGVKIFDWPQAVPTDHENASEFLRRDLTNIVGYFRRKYPQHVPDELESDELARVIEDESFESLGAHV
- a CDS encoding lipoate--protein ligase family protein; this encodes MTALTDRDWRLIRDEPRDGATQMALEEVAARTVLEDDVRTVRTYSWEPSTLSLGYRQDADTVDWEFCEREGIDVTRRQTGGGGIYHDRYADISYTIVAPADEVPGNLMDCYELFCEPILEAFDRLGVDAAFASAEQEAIYQPSCYLRDINPAHDIVGPSDADGEAEKISGNAQYRQRDVVIQHGSISYALEPRAHVGVFDAAIDESTFVDRVTSIRDEAGIDRADAVETIAGALREWCDADESSWKGDELEAARELADRKFGADAWVRDREVLETGEQ
- a CDS encoding deoxyribonuclease IV, producing the protein MKVGAHVSISGSRVSSDEETPPYDDIRNAVHRQLAFGGNCGQVFTTSPQVWAQPEISDEAAEGFREETDERLEGPWVIHSSYLVNLCTPKDDLRRKSKESMQAELDAADRLGIPYVNVHLGAHTGAGVDGGLDNAASLVDELEVPDDVRILIESDAGSGTKLGGEFEHLAGIIDRTDTDIGICIDTAHTLVAGNDLTTPEAVDETVGRFDDEVGLEYLEYIHLNDSKHDVGTHKDEHAHIGEGYIGEDGMKAIVNHPDLRDLPFALETPTEDGRGFAWNIEKVRELRDDE